In one window of Chryseobacterium sp. JV274 DNA:
- a CDS encoding histidine kinase yields MKMFTLLTIFLLMLWGNTMSSQNTNNSSAAVEEVQVETKKLKKAMDTKNEPAQADSYYNIGETFFNSGNFPKSEEYYTKAKNLYEKLNDKPNIEKATRRLAQSQEKQNKITPAISNYGRAAQMNYSEKSKAVNSNDVTRLSSPTPELRAEAIQNNINLSKKENEQGDLAESYSQLADVNLKQKDVSSAEENLNTAYKISKKEAPQQALAINQKLADLYVENKNFEKAIEAKKKVLKEDFVKENSQEKVNQIQELADIYIKKNDPKEAVDLLKNAYGIALDKGHTLEAQKSVKKLDSLYAISGNIDASVQLYRDFLGKLPNLVSKDRSLVDNKILEDTEQRISQLEKERELKDELIRKKNVFNYSLIGALILLTGLIIFIFRTLKKVQTKNKKIALQSLRREMNPHFIFNSLNSVNHFIATNNELEANQYLTKFSKLMRGVMENSTEDFIPFQQELDLLQNYLALEKTRFADKFDYEIEVDESLNMQNLQIPGMLIQPFLENAIWHGLRYRTEKGFLKLNFEKSESHLKILIEDNGIGIEESKKQKTQHQKTREGRGMKNTLERIQLLNDLYKKDITCSVKDKENDTGVLVTIKINMH; encoded by the coding sequence ATGAAAATGTTTACACTTCTTACAATCTTTTTACTGATGCTTTGGGGAAATACTATGTCTTCCCAGAACACTAATAATAGCAGTGCTGCTGTGGAAGAAGTGCAGGTAGAGACGAAGAAGCTGAAAAAAGCAATGGATACTAAAAATGAACCTGCCCAGGCAGATTCATATTATAATATTGGCGAAACATTTTTTAATAGTGGAAATTTTCCGAAAAGTGAAGAGTATTACACCAAAGCGAAAAATCTGTATGAAAAACTCAATGACAAGCCAAATATTGAAAAAGCAACCCGCAGATTGGCCCAGTCACAGGAAAAACAGAATAAAATAACGCCTGCTATCAGTAACTATGGCAGAGCGGCACAAATGAATTATAGTGAAAAAAGTAAGGCCGTCAATTCTAATGACGTTACAAGACTTTCTTCTCCTACGCCGGAGCTTAGGGCAGAAGCTATTCAGAATAATATCAACCTGAGTAAAAAAGAAAACGAACAGGGTGATCTTGCGGAAAGCTACAGTCAGTTAGCTGATGTCAATCTTAAACAGAAAGATGTTTCCAGTGCGGAAGAAAATCTTAATACAGCGTATAAAATCTCTAAAAAAGAAGCTCCGCAGCAAGCATTGGCCATCAATCAGAAACTTGCAGATCTTTATGTTGAAAACAAGAACTTTGAAAAAGCTATTGAAGCCAAAAAGAAGGTGTTGAAAGAAGATTTTGTAAAAGAAAACTCGCAGGAAAAAGTCAATCAGATTCAGGAACTTGCGGATATTTATATTAAGAAAAATGATCCTAAAGAAGCGGTAGATCTTTTGAAAAATGCCTATGGAATTGCTTTGGATAAAGGCCATACATTAGAAGCGCAGAAGAGCGTAAAAAAGCTGGACAGTCTGTACGCTATTTCAGGAAATATTGATGCCTCCGTTCAATTGTACAGAGACTTTTTAGGAAAACTTCCAAACCTGGTTTCCAAGGACAGAAGCCTGGTAGACAATAAAATTCTGGAAGATACCGAGCAGCGGATTTCTCAGCTGGAAAAAGAAAGAGAATTGAAAGATGAGCTTATCCGCAAGAAAAATGTATTCAATTATAGTCTGATCGGAGCTTTAATTCTGTTGACGGGATTGATTATTTTTATTTTCAGAACACTGAAAAAAGTTCAGACAAAAAATAAAAAGATTGCTCTTCAGTCGTTGCGCAGAGAGATGAACCCGCATTTTATCTTTAACAGTTTGAATAGTGTTAACCACTTTATTGCAACCAATAATGAACTGGAAGCCAACCAGTATCTGACAAAATTCTCCAAGCTGATGCGTGGCGTGATGGAAAATTCTACCGAAGATTTTATTCCTTTCCAACAGGAGCTTGACCTTCTCCAGAATTATCTTGCTTTAGAAAAAACACGTTTTGCAGATAAGTTTGATTATGAAATTGAAGTAGATGAAAGTTTGAATATGCAAAACCTCCAGATTCCGGGAATGCTGATACAGCCGTTTCTGGAAAATGCAATATGGCACGGACTCCGTTACAGAACAGAAAAAGGATTTTTAAAATTAAACTTTGAAAAGAGTGAATCGCATCTGAAGATTCTTATCGAAGACAACGGAATAGGCATTGAAGAAAGCAAAAAGCAGAAAACCCAGCATCAAAAAACAAGAGAGGGCAGAGGAATGAAAAATACACTGGAAAGAATTCAGCTTCTGAATGATTTGTACAAAAAAGATATTACCTGCTCTGTAAAGGACAAGGAAAATGATACCGGAGTTTTAGTCACTATAAAAATTAATATGCACTAA
- a CDS encoding DUF4386 domain-containing protein — protein METNRQTARLAGFFYLIVIVTGLFSLMYVPSKLIVWENPALTFQNISSSAQLFRLSIASSITCYIAFTLLPLVLYKLLKAVDDRYAKLMVILALISIPISFINLQSKFSVLTIIEGADYLKIFDLQQLQAQMMLLLSSYNKGLLIAQIFWGLWLFPFGYLVYKSGFLPKVLGIFLMLGCFGYVINVFGRTAIPHFSDNSISGYVTLPATVGEIGICLWLLLVGIRNKKID, from the coding sequence ATGGAAACTAACCGTCAAACAGCCAGACTCGCAGGATTTTTTTATCTTATTGTTATCGTAACCGGACTTTTCAGCCTAATGTACGTTCCGTCTAAGCTGATCGTCTGGGAGAATCCTGCATTGACTTTTCAAAATATTTCTTCTTCAGCACAGTTATTCAGATTAAGTATAGCAAGCAGCATTACCTGTTATATCGCTTTTACTTTACTTCCTTTGGTCTTGTATAAACTATTGAAAGCTGTAGATGATCGTTATGCAAAACTGATGGTTATTCTTGCTCTTATCAGTATTCCTATTTCCTTTATCAATCTCCAAAGCAAATTTTCTGTTCTTACTATTATTGAAGGCGCTGACTATCTGAAAATATTTGATCTACAGCAGCTGCAGGCCCAGATGATGCTCTTGCTGAGCAGTTATAACAAGGGACTTTTAATTGCGCAGATCTTTTGGGGATTGTGGCTTTTTCCTTTTGGATATTTGGTATATAAGTCCGGTTTTTTACCAAAAGTTTTAGGAATCTTCTTAATGTTGGGCTGCTTTGGATATGTGATCAACGTTTTTGGAAGAACTGCAATTCCTCATTTTTCAGACAATTCAATATCTGGTTATGTCACATTACCGGCAACAGTAGGAGAGATAGGAATCTGTCTGTGGTTGCTGTTGGTTGGGATACGAAATAAAAAAATAGATTAA
- a CDS encoding DUF6326 family protein: MNNSTKFEDVQINVKIILAGLWTSVTLCYLYGDYFELYTPGKTRGLVEGTNLLDSPSKLLLASVILAIPAVMVFLSLILKPVVNRMLNIIFGTFFTLVMLFIGIISFSDWYLFYVFLAMVECIITILIVKHAWCWKKV; this comes from the coding sequence ATGAACAATTCTACAAAATTTGAAGATGTGCAGATCAATGTGAAAATCATATTGGCCGGTCTTTGGACTTCGGTTACTCTGTGCTATCTGTACGGTGATTATTTCGAGCTTTATACTCCGGGGAAAACCCGTGGTCTGGTGGAGGGAACCAATTTATTAGATTCCCCATCTAAATTACTTCTTGCTTCAGTCATTTTGGCTATTCCCGCGGTAATGGTGTTTCTTTCTCTGATATTAAAACCGGTAGTGAACAGAATGCTCAACATCATCTTTGGTACATTTTTTACTTTGGTAATGCTGTTTATTGGTATTATTTCTTTCTCGGATTGGTATTTGTTTTATGTTTTTCTTGCCATGGTAGAATGCATTATTACGATATTGATCGTAAAGCACGCATGGTGCTGGAAGAAAGTATAA
- a CDS encoding LytR/AlgR family response regulator transcription factor, translating to MKIKAVIVDDELIAREVLRSYLTKYCPQVEILGEAENIKEAVPLIAEKQPQLVFLDVEMPFGNAFDVLEATKEFSYETIFITAFSQYSLQALNKSASYYILKPIDIQELILAVNKVVESLEKKEELNRNKILLENLKLKPEKQQLILPTLQGFDVVKTEDIMRLQADGNFTQVYLTDGSKKMVCRFLKHFDDLLESPFVRVHRSHIINTGFVKSYHKSGTVMLSDDTEIEVSGSFKDNFLKVFS from the coding sequence ATGAAAATAAAAGCCGTAATTGTAGACGATGAACTTATAGCAAGAGAAGTTTTACGAAGTTATCTTACCAAATACTGTCCGCAGGTGGAAATTCTTGGTGAAGCTGAAAATATTAAAGAAGCCGTGCCATTGATTGCTGAAAAGCAGCCTCAGTTGGTATTTCTGGATGTAGAAATGCCTTTCGGAAATGCCTTTGATGTATTGGAAGCTACCAAGGAATTTTCCTATGAAACCATTTTCATTACTGCATTTTCACAATATTCATTACAGGCTTTAAACAAATCAGCAAGTTATTATATTTTAAAACCTATTGATATTCAGGAGCTGATTCTTGCGGTGAATAAAGTAGTAGAAAGCCTTGAGAAAAAAGAAGAGCTCAACCGTAATAAGATTCTGCTTGAAAACCTGAAATTAAAACCTGAAAAACAGCAGTTAATTCTTCCAACCCTGCAAGGATTCGATGTTGTAAAGACTGAAGATATTATGAGACTTCAGGCTGATGGAAACTTTACGCAGGTCTATCTCACTGACGGCTCCAAAAAAATGGTGTGTCGCTTTTTAAAACATTTCGATGACTTGCTGGAAAGCCCGTTTGTGAGAGTTCATCGTTCCCATATTATCAATACAGGGTTTGTGAAATCCTACCATAAAAGCGGAACCGTAATGCTGTCTGATGATACTGAAATTGAGGTTTCAGGAAGCTTTAAAGATAATTTTCTGAAAGTATTTTCATAG
- a CDS encoding lipocalin family protein, with product MKTIHKIILPVSLGALGLVIFNSYSVRIPRGASAVKNFDFNKYLGRWYEIARFDYRFEKNMDNVTAEYTENPDGTVQVRNKGYDYVKKVWNESIGEAKFVKDPKEARLKVSFFKPIWAGYNVIDIDEGYQYALVAGSSLKYLWMLSRTPNIPESIRQRFLQKARKIGYNTDELIWVKHNQ from the coding sequence ATGAAAACCATTCATAAAATTATACTTCCCGTTTCGTTGGGAGCATTGGGGCTTGTTATTTTCAACTCATATTCTGTAAGGATTCCCAGAGGTGCCTCTGCGGTAAAGAATTTTGATTTTAATAAATACCTTGGCAGATGGTATGAGATTGCCCGTTTTGATTACAGGTTCGAAAAAAATATGGATAATGTCACTGCAGAATATACAGAGAATCCGGATGGAACAGTTCAGGTTAGAAATAAAGGGTACGATTACGTTAAAAAAGTATGGAATGAATCTATAGGGGAAGCAAAATTTGTAAAAGATCCGAAAGAAGCCCGTCTGAAAGTTTCATTTTTTAAACCAATCTGGGCCGGTTATAACGTTATAGATATTGATGAAGGCTATCAATATGCTCTGGTGGCAGGAAGCAGCTTAAAATATTTATGGATGCTTTCCCGTACTCCTAACATTCCTGAAAGTATCCGCCAGCGTTTCCTTCAGAAAGCAAGAAAAATTGGCTATAATACCGATGAGCTGATCTGGGTAAAACATAATCAGTAA
- a CDS encoding CinA family nicotinamide mononucleotide deamidase-related protein, with protein MEKAVLITIGDEILSGNTVDTNSNFIAAELKNIGIKVTQILTISDEIETIKEALNVAFGAGDLVITTGGLGPTRDDKTKKALAEYFNDEIALDEVTFNHLKGYMERRGRADILERNKEQAFVPTKSIVFQNHYGTAPCMMMELEGKLCYSLPGVPYEVKPLIKDQIIPYLQERFSLHYIHTRIVSVVGIPESILADTIEDWELALPENIALSYLPVGTRVKLRLTASGDNEEQLKQITEEEIQKLLPLVEGHVIAVSEDKIENILAEMLTERNLTISTAESCTGGELAKMITSVSGSSKYFLGGMVAYATEKKIKILNVSKATVDQFTVVSEEVAQEMAKGCQELFETHISLSTTGVAGPGKGEDGKDIGTVYYTIRINDKAETFTLYMPHLERVDFMNFVSQKVIQDLVSLLINS; from the coding sequence ATGGAAAAAGCTGTTCTGATTACCATTGGTGATGAAATCCTTTCTGGAAACACGGTAGATACCAATTCTAATTTTATTGCTGCTGAACTTAAAAACATAGGAATAAAAGTTACTCAGATTCTTACAATCTCAGACGAAATTGAAACCATTAAAGAGGCTTTGAATGTTGCTTTTGGAGCAGGCGACTTAGTGATTACAACAGGAGGACTCGGGCCTACCAGAGACGACAAAACCAAAAAGGCACTTGCGGAGTATTTCAATGATGAAATTGCCCTGGATGAGGTGACATTCAATCATCTTAAAGGGTATATGGAGAGAAGGGGAAGGGCAGATATTCTCGAAAGAAATAAGGAACAGGCTTTTGTCCCAACCAAATCTATTGTGTTTCAGAATCATTACGGAACAGCGCCCTGCATGATGATGGAGCTGGAAGGTAAACTGTGCTACAGCCTTCCTGGTGTTCCTTACGAGGTAAAACCGCTTATCAAAGATCAGATTATTCCCTATTTACAGGAAAGATTCAGCCTTCATTATATCCATACCAGGATTGTTTCCGTAGTGGGAATTCCCGAGAGTATCCTTGCAGACACCATTGAAGACTGGGAACTGGCACTTCCGGAAAATATTGCACTGTCTTACCTTCCGGTGGGAACGCGTGTAAAGCTTCGTCTGACAGCTTCCGGTGATAATGAGGAACAGCTGAAACAGATAACGGAAGAAGAAATTCAGAAACTACTTCCTTTGGTAGAAGGTCACGTAATCGCTGTATCGGAGGATAAAATCGAAAATATTCTGGCAGAAATGCTTACCGAAAGAAATCTGACGATTTCCACAGCAGAAAGCTGTACCGGAGGTGAACTGGCAAAAATGATCACTTCAGTTTCCGGCAGTTCAAAATATTTCCTTGGCGGAATGGTGGCTTATGCCACAGAGAAAAAGATTAAAATTTTAAATGTTTCTAAAGCAACCGTAGACCAGTTTACTGTGGTAAGTGAAGAGGTAGCTCAGGAAATGGCAAAAGGCTGTCAGGAATTATTTGAAACCCATATTTCTCTTTCTACGACAGGTGTGGCAGGCCCGGGAAAAGGAGAAGACGGTAAAGATATCGGAACGGTTTATTATACGATAAGGATTAATGACAAAGCAGAAACATTTACATTATACATGCCTCATCTGGAAAGAGTAGACTTCATGAATTTCGTTTCCCAAAAGGTGATTCAGGATCTTGTAAGCTTACTTATAAACAGTTAG
- a CDS encoding polysaccharide deacetylase family protein: MEDSKQIFQTNSRKRWKSVQWGSRIFIFVGILLLLALGLMMTLDRSPKIPFKEDYKAVITANKPYLQENKISKEYKGFRSFISEKTIHTNLDKIQKARAERYKNQNRNWAQFPGGIRSAFYVAWDPQSLMSLKRNIRHVNLVFPEWFFLDPKTGDLKTNVDPEGYKVIKRTGVAAMPMLSNNSDQEFHSEGIVKVLNDPQKRSHLIQKLTQQCKKYHFKGINIDFEDMNLDSDENLIAFMKELSETFKKNQLLVTMDIMTDNDDYNIPRLNPYVDYFVLMAYDEYSAGSDAGPVSSQKWIEEQTGKIVKQTSPQKIILGLGAYGYDWSSNKDDNTSVTYMQAITKASASKAVIDFNDNTFNLNYSYTDSKNLTHTVFFNDAASIFNTMRFSSEYPLAGTALWRLGSEDSRVWNFYDKDLTFAGLSKLNLKNLENVKGQTMVDYIGDGEVLDVLNTPHDGKIALEIDPKEKIITDENYITYPSSYEVKKYGSAPQKELVLTFDDGPDETYTPQILDVLSKYHVPAAFFLVGLNAEKNLPLVKRIYREGHEIGNHTFTHENVAKVSPERALLELKLTRLLIECVTGHSTILFRAPYNADSEPTTSEEIIPVALARQQNYLDIGENIDPEDWQPGIKADEIVKRVMAGLKLQRGNIILLHDAGGDTREETVKALKILIPTLQKQGYHFTNLTSILHKTRSELMPEVPKTKSYYIMQLNLVLATVIYGISHFLVALFTIFIVLGLIRLLLMVYWAFKERKKEKKLGGFPVLESYPKVSIIVPAYNEEVNIVSSLQNLLKQTYPNFNIIMVDDGSKDSTYEKVLEAFPGHPKMKILTKTNGGKATALNFGISQTDAEYVVCIDADTKLQQDAVKYLVARFLNSNPEEKIAAVAGNVKVGNRVNWLTRWQAIEYTTSQNFDRLAYANINAITVIPGAIGAFRRAVILEAGGYSSDTLAEDCDITVKILKAGYTVANENRAVAVTEAPETASQFLKQRFRWTYGIMQMFWKQRQTFLNPKYKGLGLWAMPNILLFQYIIPFFSPLADVIMFFGILSGNGDKIFTYYLIFLLVDASLALVAFIMQREKLINLLYIIPQRFGYRWLMYIVLFKSLRKALKGEMQSWGFLKRTGNVKEIATS; encoded by the coding sequence GTGGAAGATTCCAAACAGATTTTTCAGACCAACAGCAGGAAACGCTGGAAAAGTGTACAGTGGGGAAGCCGTATTTTTATCTTTGTAGGAATACTGCTTTTGCTTGCTTTGGGGCTGATGATGACCCTGGACAGAAGTCCTAAAATTCCTTTTAAAGAAGATTATAAAGCTGTAATTACGGCCAATAAACCCTATCTTCAGGAGAATAAAATTTCCAAAGAATATAAAGGTTTCAGAAGCTTTATCTCGGAAAAAACAATCCATACCAACCTCGATAAAATTCAGAAAGCGAGAGCAGAAAGATATAAAAATCAGAACAGAAACTGGGCTCAGTTTCCAGGCGGAATCCGGTCTGCATTCTATGTAGCATGGGATCCTCAGTCTCTGATGTCTCTGAAACGAAATATCAGACACGTTAATCTGGTTTTTCCGGAATGGTTTTTCCTTGATCCTAAAACAGGTGATCTGAAAACCAATGTGGATCCGGAAGGGTACAAAGTGATTAAAAGAACGGGAGTTGCTGCAATGCCAATGTTGAGCAACAACTCTGATCAGGAATTTCATTCAGAAGGAATTGTAAAAGTTCTTAATGATCCTCAGAAAAGATCACATTTGATTCAAAAACTTACCCAGCAATGTAAAAAATACCATTTCAAAGGCATTAATATTGACTTTGAGGATATGAATCTGGATTCTGATGAAAATCTGATTGCTTTTATGAAAGAGCTTTCAGAAACTTTCAAAAAGAACCAGCTGCTGGTGACTATGGATATCATGACAGACAATGATGATTACAACATCCCGAGATTGAATCCCTATGTAGATTACTTTGTATTGATGGCTTACGATGAATATTCTGCAGGAAGTGATGCAGGGCCGGTTTCCTCTCAAAAATGGATCGAAGAACAGACAGGAAAAATCGTAAAACAAACCTCTCCACAAAAAATCATTCTGGGCTTGGGAGCTTATGGCTATGATTGGAGTTCCAATAAAGATGATAATACCTCTGTAACCTATATGCAGGCAATTACCAAAGCCAGCGCCAGTAAAGCAGTAATTGATTTTAATGACAATACTTTTAATTTAAATTATTCCTATACTGATTCTAAAAACCTCACCCACACGGTGTTTTTCAATGATGCGGCTTCTATTTTCAATACGATGCGTTTCTCCTCAGAATATCCATTGGCAGGAACAGCACTCTGGAGACTGGGAAGTGAGGACAGCAGAGTCTGGAATTTCTATGATAAAGATCTTACGTTTGCCGGCCTTTCCAAGCTGAATTTAAAAAACCTTGAAAATGTAAAAGGGCAGACCATGGTGGATTATATTGGTGATGGAGAAGTATTGGATGTTCTGAATACGCCTCATGACGGAAAAATTGCTCTTGAAATTGACCCGAAAGAAAAAATAATCACGGATGAAAATTATATTACCTATCCAAGCTCTTATGAGGTAAAAAAATATGGAAGTGCCCCACAAAAAGAATTGGTGCTTACTTTTGATGACGGTCCGGACGAAACATATACTCCGCAGATATTAGATGTACTGTCCAAATATCATGTTCCGGCAGCATTCTTTTTAGTAGGATTAAATGCAGAAAAGAACCTTCCACTCGTTAAGAGAATTTACAGAGAAGGACACGAGATAGGAAATCACACATTTACCCACGAGAATGTAGCGAAAGTAAGTCCGGAAAGAGCTTTGCTGGAACTGAAACTAACAAGATTGCTGATAGAATGCGTGACAGGACATAGTACAATTCTGTTCAGAGCTCCGTATAATGCAGACTCTGAGCCTACTACTTCGGAAGAAATTATTCCGGTAGCACTGGCAAGACAGCAAAACTATCTGGATATCGGGGAAAATATAGATCCTGAAGACTGGCAGCCGGGAATAAAAGCAGATGAGATTGTAAAACGTGTGATGGCAGGGCTCAAACTACAGAGAGGAAATATCATCCTTCTTCATGATGCGGGCGGAGACACCAGAGAAGAAACAGTGAAAGCTTTAAAAATCCTGATCCCTACACTTCAGAAACAGGGCTATCATTTTACCAACCTTACCAGTATTCTGCATAAAACCAGAAGTGAACTGATGCCTGAAGTTCCGAAAACGAAGTCATATTATATCATGCAGCTCAACCTTGTCTTGGCCACTGTAATTTATGGAATAAGTCATTTTCTGGTTGCATTATTTACCATTTTCATTGTATTGGGTTTGATCAGACTATTGCTGATGGTATACTGGGCTTTTAAAGAACGAAAAAAAGAAAAAAAACTGGGTGGGTTTCCGGTTTTGGAATCTTATCCGAAAGTTTCTATTATTGTGCCTGCTTATAATGAAGAAGTGAATATTGTTTCTTCCCTGCAGAATCTGCTGAAGCAGACCTATCCAAATTTTAACATTATTATGGTAGATGACGGAAGTAAGGATTCTACTTATGAAAAGGTATTAGAAGCATTCCCTGGGCATCCGAAAATGAAAATTTTAACCAAAACAAATGGCGGAAAAGCAACGGCCCTGAACTTCGGAATATCACAGACAGATGCAGAATACGTAGTCTGCATTGATGCAGACACCAAACTGCAGCAGGATGCCGTAAAATATCTGGTTGCAAGATTTTTGAACTCAAATCCGGAAGAGAAAATTGCAGCCGTAGCAGGAAATGTGAAAGTTGGAAACAGAGTCAATTGGCTTACCAGATGGCAGGCTATAGAATATACAACAAGTCAGAATTTTGACAGGCTTGCATATGCGAATATCAATGCGATTACCGTAATTCCGGGTGCTATCGGGGCATTCAGAAGAGCTGTGATCCTTGAGGCCGGAGGTTATTCATCCGACACTTTAGCAGAAGATTGTGATATTACCGTGAAAATTTTAAAAGCAGGGTATACCGTCGCCAATGAAAACAGAGCGGTTGCTGTTACGGAAGCTCCGGAGACTGCGAGCCAGTTTTTGAAACAGCGTTTCCGCTGGACTTACGGAATCATGCAGATGTTCTGGAAACAGAGACAGACTTTCCTTAACCCCAAATATAAAGGATTGGGACTTTGGGCAATGCCGAATATTTTATTATTCCAATATATTATTCCATTTTTCTCACCGCTGGCAGATGTGATTATGTTCTTTGGAATTTTGTCCGGTAACGGAGATAAAATATTTACCTATTATCTGATCTTCCTTTTGGTGGATGCTTCCTTAGCTTTAGTGGCATTCATTATGCAGCGTGAAAAACTGATCAATCTGCTGTATATTATTCCGCAGAGATTCGGATATAGATGGCTGATGTATATTGTTTTGTTTAAAAGTTTAAGAAAGGCATTGAAAGGCGAAATGCAGTCCTGGGGATTCCTGAAAAGAACCGGAAATGTAAAAGAGATAGCAACTTCTTAA
- a CDS encoding M13 family metallopeptidase has protein sequence MKKITLSLFLIAGICTQTTMSAQAKTAKVAVNNTDKGLDLSLMDTSVRPQDDFYNYVSGTWMKTAKIPSDKPTWGSFNKLAEDTDNNSMTILNSLLKDKFADGSEGKKIQDLYATYMNMEKRNADGIKPIQENLNKIDAIKNMADLQNYLTSVTKEGENVFYGWGVDADLKDSKMNAVYLGNASLGLGRDYYQKVNEKNTEAIAEYQKYVASMLKELGYKNADEAAKGIVNYEKSIAQTYLTNEQSRDNTLQYNPKTMAELSALVKNVDLPGYLKKVGVNSDKVIISELGFYKNFDKLVNAQNLSVIKDYLKFHMIHGSASYLSENLGNMKFAFYGKYLRGQQEQRALNKRGFELINGSLGEAFGKLYVEKYFPAEAKAQMVELIDYLKKSFAVHINNLAWMSSTTKEKAMQKLNKFTVKVAYPDKWKDYSKLNILSEANGGNLYKNLQNIGEWQYNKDLAKIGKPVDKTEWGMTPQTVNAYYNPVNNEIVFPAAILQPPFFNPKADAAVNFGGIGAVIGHEMSHGFDDSGAQFDADGNLVDWWTPEDKANFEKATKALASQYDKYEPVKGTFVNGTFTNGENIADLGGVNIAYDALQMYLKDKGNPGKISGFSQDQRFFLSWATVWRTLSSEKYMVNQVKTDPHSPGYFRSFGPLINVDAFYKAFDVKKGDKLYKTPEERIKIW, from the coding sequence ATGAAAAAAATAACGCTTTCTTTGTTTTTAATAGCAGGGATTTGTACTCAGACTACCATGAGCGCACAAGCTAAAACTGCTAAAGTAGCAGTGAACAATACAGACAAAGGTTTAGACCTTAGCTTGATGGACACTTCGGTGCGTCCTCAGGATGATTTTTACAACTATGTGAGTGGAACCTGGATGAAAACTGCCAAAATTCCATCTGATAAACCAACTTGGGGAAGCTTCAACAAACTGGCTGAGGACACGGATAACAATTCCATGACAATCCTGAACTCTCTTCTGAAAGATAAATTTGCTGACGGAAGTGAAGGTAAAAAAATCCAGGATCTCTATGCTACTTACATGAACATGGAGAAGAGAAATGCAGACGGAATCAAACCTATCCAGGAAAATCTGAATAAGATTGATGCTATTAAAAACATGGCTGATCTTCAGAACTACCTTACTTCTGTAACGAAAGAAGGAGAAAATGTTTTTTACGGATGGGGAGTAGATGCAGACCTTAAAGATTCTAAAATGAACGCGGTTTATTTAGGAAATGCTTCTTTAGGTTTAGGAAGAGATTACTATCAGAAAGTAAACGAAAAAAATACAGAAGCAATTGCTGAATATCAGAAATATGTAGCTTCAATGCTAAAAGAATTAGGGTACAAAAATGCTGATGAAGCAGCAAAAGGTATCGTAAATTATGAAAAAAGCATCGCACAGACTTATCTGACAAACGAGCAGAGCCGTGATAACACACTTCAGTACAATCCTAAGACGATGGCTGAACTTTCTGCTCTGGTAAAAAATGTAGATCTTCCAGGATATCTTAAAAAAGTTGGAGTAAATTCTGACAAAGTAATTATCAGTGAATTAGGATTCTATAAAAACTTCGATAAATTAGTGAATGCTCAGAATCTTTCTGTAATCAAAGATTATCTGAAATTCCACATGATCCACGGAAGTGCTTCTTACTTAAGTGAAAACTTAGGGAACATGAAATTTGCTTTCTATGGTAAATATCTTAGAGGACAGCAGGAACAAAGAGCTCTTAACAAAAGAGGTTTTGAATTGATCAACGGTTCTTTAGGAGAAGCTTTCGGAAAATTATATGTTGAGAAATATTTCCCTGCTGAAGCTAAAGCTCAGATGGTAGAATTGATCGATTATTTAAAGAAAAGTTTCGCAGTTCATATCAACAACTTAGCTTGGATGTCTTCTACAACTAAGGAAAAAGCAATGCAGAAACTGAATAAGTTTACGGTAAAAGTTGCTTATCCGGACAAATGGAAAGACTATTCAAAATTAAATATCCTTTCTGAAGCAAATGGTGGAAACCTGTATAAAAACCTTCAGAACATTGGAGAATGGCAGTACAATAAAGATTTAGCTAAAATCGGTAAGCCAGTGGATAAAACAGAATGGGGAATGACTCCACAGACTGTAAATGCATATTACAACCCGGTAAACAACGAGATTGTATTCCCTGCTGCTATCCTTCAGCCGCCATTCTTTAACCCTAAAGCTGATGCTGCTGTAAACTTCGGAGGTATTGGTGCCGTTATTGGTCACGAAATGAGCCACGGATTTGATGATTCAGGAGCACAGTTCGATGCTGATGGTAACTTAGTAGACTGGTGGACTCCGGAAGATAAAGCGAACTTTGAAAAGGCAACAAAAGCTCTTGCTTCTCAGTATGACAAATACGAGCCTGTAAAAGGAACTTTTGTAAATGGTACTTTCACAAACGGTGAAAATATCGCTGACTTAGGAGGAGTGAATATCGCTTATGATGCTCTTCAAATGTATTTAAAAGACAAAGGAAACCCAGGAAAAATTAGTGGATTCTCTCAGGATCAGAGATTCTTCCTAAGCTGGGCAACGGTTTGGAGAACATTATCTAGTGAGAAATATATGGTAAATCAGGTGAAAACTGATCCGCACTCTCCGGGATACTTCAGAAGTTTTGGTCCGCTTATCAACGTTGATGCCTTCTATAAAGCATTCGACGTGAAAAAAGGAGACAAATTATACAAAACTCCGGAAGAAAGAATCAAAATCTGGTAA